One Apodemus sylvaticus chromosome 23, mApoSyl1.1, whole genome shotgun sequence genomic window carries:
- the LOC127673708 gene encoding sperm motility kinase 2B-like: MSFGSKEDSENLRSESSFSNTESFHSQYILGKTISHGGRSNVKLAHHRLTGTPVAVKMIPKQENWCHPVTSEVESMMTLNHPNIISLFQVIKTEKRVYLIMELCEGKSLYHHILEAGHLQEDEARAIFTQILHAMNYCHDQGIVHRDLKPDNIMIDSNGKIKVIDFGLSAQVKPGQRLSYHCGTFPFAAPELLLGRLYDGHKLDVWTLGIVLYLMITGRVPFDASNLLHFRRQVVSGKYPVPSRLSRELQDLVRLLLTADPKQRPTIGEVLKHPWVREDSQVFTHPREELPTLGPDVAIIKAMGHLGFREEDIKDSLFRKKYNQAMACYSFLKQQAVKQHECDSLTRSKPMNPLRTPLPSPDDPATFNLEQSCREMQRALHWSSYTSEGHFTPRERRARSVSWPGVLPCRTLQTTPTMGQAHISSRSAPCISSMHFGAKNSQSKESTAEHPTTSAKDMPEPSRGPPRGFKWWARKMGRNLLSLCCCIPTQNRSRLRQKKISPQK, encoded by the coding sequence ATGAGTTTTGGGAGTAAAGAGGATTCAGAGAACCTCAGATCTGAGTCCAGCTTTTCTAACACAGAGAGTTTTCACTCTCAGTACATCCTTGGAAAGACCATTAGCCACGGAGGCCGCTCCAATGTGAAGTTGGCCCATCACCGCCTCACAGGCACCCCCGTGGCTGTGAAAATGATACCCAAGCAAGAGAACTGGTGCCATCCTGTCACATCAGAGGTGGAGAGCATGATGACTTTAAATCACCCCAACATTATCTCTCTGTTCCAAGTCatcaagacagagaagagagtatACCTGATCATGGAGTTGTGTGAGGGCAAGTCACTTTACCACCACATCCTAGAGGCTGGCCACCTGCAGGAGGATGAAGCCAGGGCAATCTTCACACAAATTTTACATGCTATGAACTATTGCCATGACCAAGGTATAGTTCATAGAGATCTCAAGCCGGACAACATCATGATAGAtagcaatggaaaaataaaagtaattgacTTTGGGCTGAGTGCCCAAGTGAAGCCAGGACAGCGGCTGAGCTATCACTGTGGGACTTTCCCCTTTGCTGCGCCAGAGCTCCTCCTTGGCAGACTATATGACGGCCACAAGCTCGATGTATGGACCCTGGGTATCGTTTTGTATCTTATGATCACCGGAAGGGTACCATTTGATGCTTCCAACTTACTACATTTTCGAAGACAGGTTGTGTCAGGAAAGTATCCTGTACCCTCTCGCCTATCAAGAGAACTCCAGGACCTGGTCAGGCTTTTACTTACAGCAGACCCCAAACAGAGGCCAACCATTGGTGAAGTTCTGAAGCATCCCTGGGTCAGAGAAGATTCCCAGGTGTTCACGCATCCTCGTGAGGAGCTGCCCACCCTCGGCCCAGATGTGGCCATTATAAAAGCCATGGGACACCTTGGCTTCAGAGAAGAAGATATAAAAGACTCTCTATTTCGTAAAAAATACAACCAGGCCATGGCCTGTTATAGTTTCCTGAAACAACAGGCTGTGAAACAACATGAATGTGACAGTCTGACCCGTTCTAAGCCCATGAATCCACTGAGGACACCTTTACCTTCCCCTGATGATCCTGCCACTTTCAACCTTGAACAAAGTTGTAGAGAAATGCAACGAGCATTACACTGGTCATCTTACACGAGTGAAGGTCATTTCACTCCTagagagaggagagcaagaaGTGTTAGTTGGCCTGGTGTCCTTCCCTGCAGGACACTCCAGacaacacccacaatgggccaaGCCCACATAAGTTCTAGGAGTGCGCCCTGCATTTCCTCCATGCACTTTGGAGCCAAGAATAGCCAGAGCAAGGAAAGCACAGCAGAACACCCCACCACCTCAGCAAAGGATATGCCAGAACCCAGCAGAGGCCCACCCAGAGGGTTTAAGTGGTGGGCCAGGAAGATGGGAAGAAACCTCCTGAGTTTGTGCTGCTGTATTCCAACACAAAACAGATCTCGTCTGAGGCAGAAGAAAATCTCCCCACAAAAATGA